DNA from Debaryomyces hansenii CBS767 chromosome A complete sequence:
TAACTTCATTCGTGTCAGTGGTACCCCAACTATCGTTTGGAGACGAACAGGTGAAATTGCATACGTAGGAAATGAATTTTGCGTATTGACAGGGTGGAAAAAAGAAGATCTTTTGTTGAATACTAAGAAGTTTATAGTGGAGCTTCTTGATGATAAGTCTGTAGTAGAGTATTTCCAGTTATTCCTGAAGATCGCATTTGGTGATTTCTTGGGGGCTACAATGACAGAATGTACTCTATTAACACCAAAGAAAGATGTAAAGATAAGAACCGGATGCATGTGGACGTTGAAAAGAGATGTATTCGGTATTCCTATGATGATTATCGGGAACTTTTTACCCATAATATAGTATATAGAATAATACATCATAATTGAATTCGGTACCAACTGTTATAGCCATATTTAGTAAGAAGCAAATGTAGCGCGATCGGGGATTGATAAGATAAAAGTTGAAATCAGGTATATTTTTGGTTGAAACATTTTTATAGACCAATTGAATACAAAAAAGAAGTAAATGTCATCTACTGTCGCCCAGAAACCTCAATTAACAGGTAAGTTGATAACAACTATCGCTGTAATATGTTTAGGTTCGCTTCAATTCGGTTATCATATGGCCGAATTGAATTCGCCAGAATCTATTATATCTTGTCAAATGTCCAAACCAGGTAAAGTTCCTTATGAAGAGTCATTGTTCGGTAGccataatttttctaagTGCATTCCATTGAGTCCAGAAAACGTAGGTCTAGTTACCTCAATATTCAGTATTGGTGGATTAATCGGTTCGTTTTACATTGGGTCCTTTGCCGATAAGCTTGGAAGAAAAAAGACGTCATTGATACACTGCAGTATCTATTTCTTGGGGTCTATGCTAAATGGATTAAGTAATAGCTATTACATGTTATTAGTGGGAAGATTTATAGCAGGATTGGGCGCTGGCGCCGCTCTAGTAACAACTCCCATTtttatcaatgaaataGCTCCTTCTGATTATAGAGGGTTCTTGGGATCAATGAACCAAGTATCTGTAAATATCGGAATATTATTCACCCAATTGTTGGCATTGGTTTGGTGTGACGATAATAACTGGagattattattgatcATGGGGGCTGTGATTGCTCTTGTTAACTTTCTACTTATCGCCGTCTACGTGGACGAATCTCCAATGTGGTTGTTGAATAAAGGGTTTAGTGGTAGAGCTGCAACTGTTTTACATAAATTAAGAGGTGGCGATTACGTCCAATCTAGAAATGAAGTCCATAGATGGAGAAATCCAGGTGAGAGCAGTTCTGTTGAAAATGACACACTCTTAGACACTTCCGATAGCGACATCAATGAGGAAACGACCCCTTCGAGAGATTCATCGGTTTCTCTTGAAGCTTACATGAAATCATCTGAATACCGTAATTCTAAGATAGTTGCGACAGGTATCTTGATTTTCCAACAATTCTGCGGTATAAACTCAATTATATTCTACGGAGTATCGGTGCTTGTTGCAATATTTCCCAAACATGCAATATTCATTAACTGTCTCATCTCGGTGGTTAACGTAGTTGTCACTTTTGGTGCTGCACCACTTACGGATAAATTGGGCCGTAAACCGCTTCTATTGACGTCTGTATCGGTTATGGGGCTCCTGACAATCATAATGGGTATAGGAATCATCTCCAGCAGCTCGATTTTCTCGATCGTAGGTACGTTTTCCTACATCACATTTTTCGCTGTTGGATTGGGACCAATCCCATTCCTTCTTGTAAGCGAAGTCACTCAACCAAAGGCCAAAGCCCTGGCCCAGAGTTGGGGTACCACTATGAACTGGCTTGCCACTTTCATTGTCGGTTTcttatttccaattttgaagaattcatgGATAGGTGGCGGCGTATACTTTATATTCACCCTTATGTGTGCTGTATCATTTGTCTTCATCAAGTACTGGATTCCAGAGACAAAAGGTGCAAATTCATACGAGGAGGTCTGGGGATTACCAATCAGAACAGATTAGATTGGATCCTTTTCGTCTAACGCAATATCCATTATCCATACCTATTTCCTCACTGTCTTCGGCTGCAACATACCCTGTAGGTGGAATATAACTGCATAGTATTAGACTAAATAAACATCATATATAATTGTAACAAAAATATCTCTATACTACACTCTATGCGTGATTCTGCCGTTAATATGATACAATCTCCAATTAACGAAACAGAATCAAGTAAACTGGCATGATATGACACTATACATGTTTCTATATATCCTTCCATGTACATATCCCGCATTAGGGTTTAGCCCCAATAAACCATACCCAAACAGCATAATGTGCGAAACTCATTCTGTGactgttgatgaaaaaaagCTTTTTTGTGTTATTTTCACTAAGTATGGGAACTTGGTGATGCTCGGTCGCAGtttggtgaaaaattatagaGTTCAAAAGAATCTTGAAAGTTCTGTTCGTTTACTCTTTATCTAGCTTAATCTATAACATTAATAATGCCAACCAGATTAACCAAAACCAGAAAGCACAGAGGTCACGTTTCCGGTATGTACTAGTTCACTGTAATGATAGAGGTAGAAACAGAGAATATGGAAGACTTGGAATGAAGAAGTAAGAGAAATTTGAGATGAAAATGGATGTCAAGACCCACGTAGAATAGAAAAACGATATATCAAAGAGAATAGAAGATACGCATGCATTGAGTGCAGcgttgaagatgaaagtAAAGTCGGagaagaaatttgaaaatttttttattagtGGACATAATTAAGGAAAACATCTAGACATGAAGAATAGAAGTGTTACAGGGTAACCAGGACATATATTTGGCTGTTTCTACCAGTAGCAATGGAGAATTCGTAATACTAACATATTTTTAGCCGGTAAGGGTAGAATTGGTAAGCACAGAAAGAATCCAGGTGGTCGTGGTATGGCTGGTGGTCAACATCACCACAGAACCAACTTAGATAAATACCATCCAGGTTACTTCGGTAAGGTTGGTATGAGATACTTCCACAAACAAAGAAACCACTTCTGGAAGCCAGAAATCAACTTAGACAAATTATGGACTTTAGTTGATGAAGACAAGAAGGACGAATACTTAAAGTCTTCCTCTGCTTCCGCTGCTCCAGTCATTGACACCTTAGCCCACGGTTACGGTAAGGTCTTAGGTAAGGGTAGATTACCACAAGTTCCAGTCATCGTCAAGGCCAGATTTGTTTCTGAATTAGCTGAAGAAAAAATCAGAGCTGTTGGTGGTGTTGTTGAATTAGTTGCTTAAATAAACTAAGTAATGAATTGTTTGTATATTTTactcaaataaataattgaCTACGTGTTTCTTAATTCCGAGagattttatttcttaatatAATTCACATTTTAGTGTTCAATGGATTGTAGGTACATGAATATCTATAGAGCTGACATTTAGTGAGCTTTTTGACGCAACAATACAAGAGAGGATATAGTTCCAAGCTTGTAGTGTTAGTCCTACTGTGACAAGACTAGAGTAAATTTAGAGGTATATAAAACCCAAATTACATACCATTTACTACAAGATAGTATCACCTACAAGCTGTTGGTTCTCAGCATACCATGTCAGTATACATGTAAGTATATAATGTAGGCCTgtctttaaaattaaatgtGTAGGGTCTGACCAGTTTCctataaagaaaatttttttgtttacaTTTTGAGATCttaattcaaaacaaaCTTGATCTATTACCTTTTTTTTCCATATTTAATAGGACGGTCCGGTTCATAAGACGTAGCATGactgaagaaaaattatggaTGCCTGAGGATGCTGTTCCAGCCGGTATTAAAAACTTATTAATCCCTGATTCTccaaacaagaaaataaactACATTTTAGCATTCATTCAGATAGTTCGTTTATTAAAAACCCAAAAGAGAACAGGATGGGTTGACCATAATATACCAAACGCCAGCGTTGAAAGTATTAGTGACCACATGTACCGTATGTCGATTATTTCTATGGTCATTCCAAACAATGAGATCAACATCGATAAGTGTGTCAAAATAGCAGTGATACATGATATCGCAGAGGCATTGGTAGGTGATATTACACCATTTGACGGGGTAACCAAACCAGAAAAACACCGTCGAGAATACGAATCTATCAAGTTCTTATCATCTTTGATCGAGCCATACAACCCTAAGTTTTCTAAGGACATAGTTGAATTATGGCTCGACTACGAAGAAATCAGATGCATTGAGGCAAGATACGTGAAGGATGTTGACAAATATGAAATGATCCAACAAGCGTGGGATTACGAACAAGAATTTGGTTTTCAATACAAATTGGACCAATTTTATGAATCAAGGTCGGCCATCAAATCTAAGGAAATTGGTGAGTTGTGTGATGAAGTTATCAGACAAAGAACCGTCTTGCAGAAGTCATTCAATAACTAGTTATcgttatattttttttacaTCATGATTCATTTCAAATGTATTACGCATCTTGGAATTAGGCATATccataattaattatatattctttagCTACTAAGTAAACTATAGtcttaatattttgcaataagCCCATTCTATTTTTGTGTAATATTTCATAAGTATGGCCTTTAGTTAGTAATCAAATACCTAGGACAACTGATATACATTAGATCTAGTGATAGAGTAAAGCTAACAGCTATGGCCGAGGAAGATAAAGAGTCCAACCAAGGCAATAATGCTAAGCCAATTTTTGGTGCTACTGGCCGTAAAATCATTTATGATAAGGATGGTAAACCGTAAGTACTTACTAggctgaaaaatttatatttaatcaaCTACTAATGATTTTAGATGTCGTACATGTAACTCACTTTTAGATTTTCAAATGGTAACCCATGGACCTACATTTAAAACGAAGAAACCTTCGAAGGAAACCTCTGCTTCTGCTACGCCAAAACCTTGCCCTCCAGacgttgaagaaattggtaAATCGTCATGGACATTACTTCATTCTATAGCAGCAACATATCCTGAAAACCCTTCCAACAAAGAGCAATctgatttgaaacaattcatGAAGTTATTTGGTAATTTCTATCCGTGTTGGTATTGCAGGGACGATTTTGTTGAGTATAGTCAAAAGTCTGAACCTAAGGTCGAGACCCAGGATGCCTTTGGCAGATGGTTATGTGATGCACACAACGAAGTTAACGTGAAGTTGGGCAAGGAGAAATTCGACTGCAATTTGTGGAAACAGAGATGGAAAGATGGATGGAAAGATGGAAGCTGTGATTAGCTCTTCATGattgtaaataaaatacataGTTTGTaaatagatataaataattcgtCAGTTTATTTAGCAACATATGCTATCCAATCTTTGAGTTCATTCTCATTGACTCCGGCTTCGAGATCCTTAGGAACGTATTTGTCATATGGAATTTGCTTGTGCAAACAAAGAATCGAAGGCACCTTGTTGATTCCATATGTAAGCATCATATCCCTAGCACCAGGCGTGTCACACGATATATTTGCCAAATTTACGGGATTTTTCTTACTATCCAAAGGATAATTTTCCTTATAGGCTAAAATATCGAATAACGACTGTGTGAGCTTGTTACACTTCTTGTCCCCTTGATAGGTGAAATTAAGCAACAATGGCTCTTTAAAAAGTATCACATCGTGTAATTCATTACGGTCATAAACATACGTGGGGAACAATCTATTATCGGTGGTGGTATTATTTGGTGGATAGATTGTCTTGTTTATGCCccaattaaaaaaaaattgggTCGAAACAActgctgctgctgttgcACCAAACGCAATTTGTTTGGAGcgaattgaattcatcgaGTTCTTAGCTAACCAATACATGCCTTCAAATCGTTACTGTATGATCGTACGTTTTTGAAAACATAACCTTTGTCTACAAACCCCGACTTGCAAGAACAATCCCGATATTGGCACCAAATGTCGCACAATTGCTCAGGAACCGTTTAAACGGCCTAAATAGACCACTGGATGGTCTGATATGATCTACTAAGACTCCTCCCTCGGTATCAACCGTAGCCACTTGAAACAATGCCCACGTACATACATGCCTACGTTGGATAGTTTAATGTAGTCAAATCACCGGTTCGGACATGTTGATTTACACGTGAAATGAATGGACCTCTAGTCCACCGTAACTCACAATTGGCTGGATTATTTAGACAATGAATACATGAAATGTATATCGCTATAAGCCTTACGATCTCGCCTATGGTTTGACATTGACATTGCCTCTACCGttaaatttattgttcGGTGCCTATTATCTAATTTCTATCAAAAGTGAGCTAAAAATCCGAACCCCGGTCAATCAAATAGTAAATTTCATCCAAATTGTATGGAACATTTCTTAATTGGATATATCAACAGATATTTAATTAGTATTTCTAACGGCATAAAACAATTTAAAAGTGTCGAATATCCTACTTGATTTTACCATAAATTTGTAAGTTTGAATAAGACTTATTTCAAGGAATTAAGCAAATTGTGTGATTTGATACTTTCATTAGTAATTGTGACAAATTATAGAACGCATTCAAAATATGGCATCCCATATAGAACAACCAGTTCCTTACAGAAAGCCTGGAAACAAGAGTGATTCCAAGGAAGGTCACGATATGATTGCTGAAAACTTCAACAATATGCCACTCTTATCGCCTACGTTGACTCCATCTCAGGTACCAATTTCCGAAACTCCCCAGGTTCCACCAAAAGTGTCGGATGAGGTCAGAAATGCTTTACCAATTCACGGAAAGTTACCAGAGGTTAGATGTATGGCCAGAGCGAGGATCCCAACTACAAATGGGCCAGAAATCTTCTTACATTTGTACGAGAATAATATTGACAATAAGGAGCATTTAGCAATCGTTTTTGGAGAAGATATTCGTTCAAAAACTTTGTTTGCAAAGAGACCGAATGATACCCAGCAGGACAGAATGACCAGAGGTGCATACGTGGGCAAGTTGTTTCCTGGACGGGTTGATGCGGACCATGACAGCCACTCTAACATGTCGTTGAATTTTGACACGGATGGTGATCTTATAAGAGAACCAAGCACTACCTTCATGGAAGACCCGTGTATAGTGCGTATCCACTCTGAATGTTACACGGGAGAAACTGCTTGGTCTGCCCGTTGTGACTGCGGTGAACAATTCGATGAAGCAGGAAGAATTATGGGAAATGATGGTCACGGATGTATTGTCTACTTGAGACAAGAAGGTAGAGGTATTGGATTAGGAGAGAAGTTGAAGGCATATAATTTACAAGACTTGGGAGCAGATACTGTGCAAGCGAACTTAATATTAAGACACCCTGCTGATGG
Protein-coding regions in this window:
- a CDS encoding DEHA2A12848p (weakly similar to uniprot|Q750B6 Ashbya gossypii AGR041C), with translation MYWLAKNSMNSIRSKQIAFGATAAAVVSTQFFFNWGINKTIYPPNNTTTDNRLFPTYVYDRNELHDVILFKEPLLLNFTYQGDKKCNKLTQSLFDILAYKENYPLDSKKNPVNLANISCDTPGARDMMLTYGINKVPSILCLHKQIPYDKYVPKDLEAGVNENELKDWIAYVAK
- a CDS encoding DEHA2A12870p (similar to uniprot|P38066 Saccharomyces cerevisiae YBL033C RIB1 GTP cyclohydrolase II), with product MASHIEQPVPYRKPGNKSDSKEGHDMIAENFNNMPLLSPTLTPSQVPISETPQVPPKVSDEVRNALPIHGKLPEVRCMARARIPTTNGPEIFLHLYENNIDNKEHLAIVFGEDIRSKTLFAKRPNDTQQDRMTRGAYVGKLFPGRVDADHDSHSNMSLNFDTDGDLIREPSTTFMEDPCIVRIHSECYTGETAWSARCDCGEQFDEAGRIMGNDGHGCIVYLRQEGRGIGLGEKLKAYNLQDLGADTVQANLILRHPADGRSFSLATAILLDLGLAEIKLLTNNPDKILAVEGKNRDIKVLERVPMVPLAWKTEDGIKSKEIEGYLSTKIERMGHLLEKPLKI
- a CDS encoding DEHA2A12760p (similar to uniprot|P38142 Saccharomyces cerevisiae YBR241C or uniprot|P53142 Saccharomyces cerevisiae YGL104C VPS73 protein involved in vacuolar protein sorting), producing the protein MSSTVAQKPQLTGKLITTIAVICLGSLQFGYHMAELNSPESIISCQMSKPGKVPYEESLFGSHNFSKCIPLSPENVGLVTSIFSIGGLIGSFYIGSFADKLGRKKTSLIHCSIYFLGSMLNGLSNSYYMLLVGRFIAGLGAGAALVTTPIFINEIAPSDYRGFLGSMNQVSVNIGILFTQLLALVWCDDNNWRLLLIMGAVIALVNFLLIAVYVDESPMWLLNKGFSGRAATVLHKLRGGDYVQSRNEVHRWRNPGESSSVENDTLLDTSDSDINEETTPSRDSSVSLEAYMKSSEYRNSKIVATGILIFQQFCGINSIIFYGVSVLVAIFPKHAIFINCLISVVNVVVTFGAAPLTDKLGRKPLLLTSVSVMGLSTIIMGIGIISSSSIFSIVGTFSYITFFAVGLGPIPFLLVSEVTQPKAKASAQSWGTTMNWLATFIVGFLFPILKNSWIGGGVYFIFTLMCAVSFVFIKYWIPETKGANSYEEVWGLPIRTD
- a CDS encoding 60S ribosomal protein L28 (highly similar to uniprot|P02406 Saccharomyces cerevisiae YGL103W RPL28 Ribosomal protein L29 of the large (60S) ribosomal subunit), with product MPTRLTKTRKHRGHVSAGKGRIGKHRKNPGGRGMAGGQHHHRTNLDKYHPGYFGKVGMRYFHKQRNHFWKPEINLDKLWTLVDEDKKDEYLKSSSASAAPVIDTLAHGYGKVLGKGRLPQVPVIVKARFVSELAEEKIRAVGGVVELVA
- a CDS encoding DEHA2A12804p (similar to uniprot|P53144 Saccharomyces cerevisiae YGL101W); this encodes MTEEKLWMPEDAVPAGIKNLLIPDSPNKKINYILAFIQIVRLLKTQKRTGWVDHNIPNASVESISDHMYRMSIISMVIPNNEINIDKCVKIAVIHDIAEALVGDITPFDGVTKPEKHRREYESIKFLSSLIEPYNPKFSKDIVELWLDYEEIRCIEARYVKDVDKYEMIQQAWDYEQEFGFQYKLDQFYESRSAIKSKEIGELCDEVIRQRTVLQKSFNN
- a CDS encoding DEHA2A12826p (similar to uniprot|P27882 Saccharomyces cerevisiae YGR029W ERV1 Flavin-linked sulfhydryl oxidase localized to the mitochondrial intermembrane space) yields the protein MAEEDKESNQGNNAKPIFGATGRKIIYDKDGKPCRTCNSLLDFQMVTHGPTFKTKKPSKETSASATPKPCPPDVEEIGKSSWTLLHSIAATYPENPSNKEQSDLKQFMKLFGNFYPCWYCRDDFVEYSQKSEPKVETQDAFGRWLCDAHNEVNVKLGKEKFDCNLWKQRWKDGWKDGSCD